A part of Papilio machaon chromosome 11, ilPapMach1.1, whole genome shotgun sequence genomic DNA contains:
- the LOC106711481 gene encoding GILT-like protein 1 → MDKIIFAIILCLLPLSLANITTVDGKIKITIGTTSGCSDTVRFINQQLVPAFELYSEYLKIEYVPWGRTRRDDNGTLICQFGVNDCWANRLHRCALHLLKGNQEAQLEYMTCEFSSPYPAFLQNSYQCAENAGLSVNDIENCFATNSNDLESIAENVSLVPMQVINFVPFITFNDVIDVSIHNQARQNLVKLLCTALANESFTGLNIANCQA, encoded by the coding sequence atggataaaataatttttgctaTTATATTGTGTCTGTTACCGCTATCATTGGCAAATATTACGACTGTTgatggaaaaattaaaataactatcgGCACAACATCCGGTTGCAGTGATACCGtacgttttattaatcaacAGTTAGTACCGGCATTTGAATTATACAGCGaatatttgaaaatcgaaTACGTCCCTTGGGGAAGAACAAGACGCGATGATAATGGTACATTGATCTGTCAATTCGGAGTTAACGATTGTTGGGCAAATCGACTACATAGATGCGCTCTACATCTTCTAAAAGGTAACCAAGAAGCACAACTAGAATATATGACATGTGAATTTTCAAGCCCTTATCCAGCATTCTTACAGAATAGCTACCAATGTGCAGAAAACGCCGGATTAAGTGTCAATGACATTGAAAACTGTTTTGCCACAAATAGTAATGATCTGGAAAGTATAGCAGAAAATGTGTCGCTTGTACCCATGCAAGTGATCAATTTTGTACCTTTTATAACCTTTAATGATGTTATTGATGTGAGCATACATAATCAAGCAAGACAAAATCTCGTCAAACTTTTGTGTACCGCTTTAGCTAATGAATCCTTCACTGGGTTGAATATTGCCAACTGTCAAGCATAG